Proteins encoded together in one Dasypus novemcinctus isolate mDasNov1 chromosome 9, mDasNov1.1.hap2, whole genome shotgun sequence window:
- the RUNX3 gene encoding runt-related transcription factor 3 → MRIPVDPSTSRRFTPPSTAFPCGGGGGGKMGENSGALSAQAAVGPGGRARPEVRSVVDVLADHAGELVRTDSPNFLCSVLPSHWRCNKTLPVAFKVVALGDVPDGTVVTVMAGNDENYSAELRNASAVMKNQVARFNDLRFVGRSGRGKSFTLTITVFTNPTQVATYHRAIKVTVDGPREPRRHRQKLEDQTKAFPDRFGDLERLRMRVTPSTPSPRGSLSTTGHFSSQTPTPIQGTPDLNPFSDPRQFDRSFPALPTLTESRFPDPRMHYPGAMSAAFPYSATPSGTSLGGLNVAGMPAASRFHHTYLPPPYPGAPQNQSGPFQANPSPYHLYYGASSGSYQFSMVAGSSGGGDRSPTRMLASCTSSAASVAAGNLMSASLGSQSDGVEADGSHSNSPTALSTPGRMDEAVWRPY, encoded by the exons ATGCGTATTCCTGTAGACCCGAGCACCAGCCGCCGCTTCACACCTCCCTCCACGGCCTTCccctgcggcggcggcggcggcggcaagATGGGCGAGAACAGCGGCGCGCTCAGCGCGCAGGCGGCCGTGGGGCCCGGCGGGCGCGCCCGGCCCGAGGTGCGTTCGGTGGTGGACGTGCTGGCGGACCACGCGGGCGAGCTCGTGCGCACCGACAGCCCCAACTTCCTCTGCTCCGTGCTGCCCTCGCACTGGCGCTGCAACAAGACGCTGCCCGTCGCCTTCAAG GTGGTGGCGCTGGGGGATGTGCCAGACGGGACGGTGGTGACCGTGATGGCAGGCAACGACGAGAACTATTCGGCTGAGCTGCGCAACGCCTCGGCTGTCATGAAGAATCAGGTGGCCAGGTTCAACGACCTCCGTTTCGTGGGCCGCAGCGGGCGAG GGAAGAGTTTCACACTCACCATCACCGTGTTCACCAACCCCACCCAAGTGGCCACCTACCACCGCGCCATCAAGGTGACTGTGGATGGACCCCGGGAGCCCAGAC GGCACCGGCAGAAGCTGGAGGACCAGACCAAGGCGTTCCCCGACCGCTTCGGGGACCTGGAGCGGCTGCGCATGCGCGTCACGCCGAGCACGCCCAGCCCCCGCGGCTCGCTCAGCACCACGGGCCACTTCAGCAGCCAGACCCCGACACCCATCCAAG GCACCCCGGACCTGAACCCCTTCTCAGACCCCCGCCAGTTTGACCGCTCCTTCCCGGCCCTGCCGACGCTCACGGAGAGCCGCTTCCCTGACCCGAGGATGCATTACCCGGGGGCCATGTCGGCCGCCTTCCCCTACAGCGCCACGCCCTCGGGCACGAGCCTCGGCGGCCTCAACGTGGCGGGCATGCCGGCCGCCAGCCGCTTCCACCACACCTACCTCCCCCCGCCCTACCCCGGGGCCCCGCAGAACCAGAGCGGGCCCTTCCAGGCCAACCCGTCCCCCTACCACCTCTACTACGGCGCCTCCTCGGGCTCCTACCAGTTCTCCATGGTGGCCGGCAGCAGCGGCGGGGGCGACCGCTCGCCCACGCGCATGCTGGCCTCCTGCACCAGCAGCGCCGCCTCGGTCGCCGCGGGCAACCTCATGAGCGCCAGCCTGGGCAGCCAGAGCGACGGCGTGGAGGCCGACGGCAGCCACAGCAACTCGCCCACGGCCCTCAGCACCCCGGGCCGCATGGACGAGGCCGTGTGGCGGCCCTACTGA